Proteins from a genomic interval of Zonotrichia albicollis isolate bZonAlb1 chromosome 18, bZonAlb1.hap1, whole genome shotgun sequence:
- the DRC10 gene encoding dynein regulatory complex protein 10 isoform X2 — protein sequence MATPRKAGIPLGVMKVLDPRQLKPDSTEAERIMTVLDETIVKLEITRLIPRITGSLDRYAGMLGPEITSSLLELQKLSMEIQQLHTSAGDAKTLRAAEKRLKSSLRNILRLFLVNPLLYHGLKFEVRVRESAADAFIKAFMEFRDSMLERLLTTPDEEREMIQFMKDISLQVEKNTEVISALQAQLEGLIQARDEEVSKKDKEIENLKTAMEDLAKNCRTEIRLLMKEGGKQKKGDEEASQERCARLKEDIQHLGTQFSALVLEHRASELVLRKTTYDELQIAYDEEKKQLAVLMEKHALLIQEYTLIEEERRILQEKAEEAEREEARRNQAATCIQAYWKGYFVRCKYKSLRKKGKGKGKGKGKK from the exons ATGGCAACTCCAAGGAAGGCAGGGATCCCCTTAGGTGTCATGAAGGTGTTAGATCCACGCCAGCTAAAGCCTGacagcacagaggcagaaaGAATCATGACTGTCTTGGATGAGACCATTGTCAAGCTGGAGATCACCAGGCTGATCCCACGGATTACTGGCTCCCTGGACAGGTATGCTGGGATGCTGGGACCTGAGATCACAAGCAGCCTTTTGGAGCTTCAGAAGCTTTCAATGGAAATACAGCAGCTGCACACCAGCGCTGGAGATGCAAAGACCTTGAGAGCTGCAGAGAAACGCCTGAAAAGTTCCCTGAGAAACATCCTGAGGCTCTTCCTGGTCAACCCCTTGCTTTACCATGGGCTGAAATTCGAAGTTCGGGTGAGAGAGTCAGCAGCTGATGCGTTCATCAAAGCCTTCATGGAGTTCCGGGACTCCATGCTTGAGAGGCTCCTGACCACTCCTGATGAGGAGAGGGAAATGATTCAATTCATGAAAGACATTTCCCTCCAGGTTGAGAAGAACACAGAAGTGATCTCAGCTCTACAGGCACAGCTCGAAGGACTCATCCAGGCTCGAGATGAAGAG GTTAGCAAGAAGGACAAAGAAATCGAAAACCTCAAAACCGCCATGGAAGATCTGGCCAAAAACTGCAGGACTGAAATCCGGCTGCTCatgaaggaaggaggaaagcagaaaaagggGGATGAGGAAGCCTCCCAGGAGAGGTGTGCCAGGCTGAAGGAGGACATTCAGCACCTGGGAACACAGTTCAGTGCACTGGTGCTGGAGCATCGAGCCTCAGAGCTGGTTCTCAGGAAG ACCACATATGATGAGCTCCAGATTGCCTACGACGAGGAGAAGAAGCAGTTGGCCGTGCTGATGGAGAAACATGCCCTGCTGATCCAGGAGTACACCCTGATCGAGGAGGAGCGCAGGATTCtccaggagaaggcagaggagGCTGAACGGGAGGAGGCCAGGAGGAACCAAGCTGCCACCTGCATCCAGGCCTACTGGAAAGGCTACTTTGTGCGGTGCAAGTACAAGTCACTACggaagaaaggaaagggcaagGGCAAAGGCAAAGGCAAGAAATAA
- the DRC10 gene encoding dynein regulatory complex protein 10 isoform X1 → MATPRKAGIPLGVMKVLDPRQLKPDSTEAERIMTVLDETIVKLEITRLIPRITGSLDRYAGMLGPEITSSLLELQKLSMEIQQLHTSAGDAKTLRAAEKRLKSSLRNILRLFLVNPLLYHGLKFEVRVRESAADAFIKAFMEFRDSMLERLLTTPDEEREMIQFMKDISLQVEKNTEVISALQAQLEGLIQARDEEVSKKDKEIENLKTAMEDLAKNCRTEIRLLMKEGGKQKKGDEEASQERCARLKEDIQHLGTQFSALVLEHRASELVLRKEKCKTEREIQEWVQKYDTDMTEKQTTYDELQIAYDEEKKQLAVLMEKHALLIQEYTLIEEERRILQEKAEEAEREEARRNQAATCIQAYWKGYFVRCKYKSLRKKGKGKGKGKGKK, encoded by the exons ATGGCAACTCCAAGGAAGGCAGGGATCCCCTTAGGTGTCATGAAGGTGTTAGATCCACGCCAGCTAAAGCCTGacagcacagaggcagaaaGAATCATGACTGTCTTGGATGAGACCATTGTCAAGCTGGAGATCACCAGGCTGATCCCACGGATTACTGGCTCCCTGGACAGGTATGCTGGGATGCTGGGACCTGAGATCACAAGCAGCCTTTTGGAGCTTCAGAAGCTTTCAATGGAAATACAGCAGCTGCACACCAGCGCTGGAGATGCAAAGACCTTGAGAGCTGCAGAGAAACGCCTGAAAAGTTCCCTGAGAAACATCCTGAGGCTCTTCCTGGTCAACCCCTTGCTTTACCATGGGCTGAAATTCGAAGTTCGGGTGAGAGAGTCAGCAGCTGATGCGTTCATCAAAGCCTTCATGGAGTTCCGGGACTCCATGCTTGAGAGGCTCCTGACCACTCCTGATGAGGAGAGGGAAATGATTCAATTCATGAAAGACATTTCCCTCCAGGTTGAGAAGAACACAGAAGTGATCTCAGCTCTACAGGCACAGCTCGAAGGACTCATCCAGGCTCGAGATGAAGAG GTTAGCAAGAAGGACAAAGAAATCGAAAACCTCAAAACCGCCATGGAAGATCTGGCCAAAAACTGCAGGACTGAAATCCGGCTGCTCatgaaggaaggaggaaagcagaaaaagggGGATGAGGAAGCCTCCCAGGAGAGGTGTGCCAGGCTGAAGGAGGACATTCAGCACCTGGGAACACAGTTCAGTGCACTGGTGCTGGAGCATCGAGCCTCAGAGCTGGTTCTCAGGAAG gaaaAGTGCAAAACAGAGAGGGAAATTCAGGAATGGGTCCAGAAATACGACACAGACATGACAGAAAAACAG ACCACATATGATGAGCTCCAGATTGCCTACGACGAGGAGAAGAAGCAGTTGGCCGTGCTGATGGAGAAACATGCCCTGCTGATCCAGGAGTACACCCTGATCGAGGAGGAGCGCAGGATTCtccaggagaaggcagaggagGCTGAACGGGAGGAGGCCAGGAGGAACCAAGCTGCCACCTGCATCCAGGCCTACTGGAAAGGCTACTTTGTGCGGTGCAAGTACAAGTCACTACggaagaaaggaaagggcaagGGCAAAGGCAAAGGCAAGAAATAA